The following proteins come from a genomic window of Triticum aestivum cultivar Chinese Spring chromosome 6A, IWGSC CS RefSeq v2.1, whole genome shotgun sequence:
- the LOC123130659 gene encoding serine/threonine-protein kinase OXI1 — protein sequence MVSTAPMPPPPQLSLADLRAMSVLGHGARGVVFHVVPVVAAAAGGGCSPDQPMALKAMSRAAARQKSAAGGPAPGGDGLRRIWFERDVLLAVRHPLLPSLRGVVATEAVVGFAIDRCAGGDLNSLRRRQAGRAFSDAAIRFYAAELVLVLEHLHGLGVVYRDLKPDNVLIQGSGHIMLVDFDLSTSLPPPLPPPPPDTNSPSPGSSLSSNSSRRCKRKNNKTLVFGHFSSRRAASPESSSSSSTTSRAASPASSSSCCSSPGAGTTPAKSNSFVGTEYYVAPEVVAGSGHDYAVDWWGLGVVLYEMLYGRTPFRGRSRRETFQRVLTAQPELPGEPTPLRDLIARLLEKDSGKRLGANGVKRHAFFRGVCWDRVLDVARPPFIPMPYDDSADSGAEAETLDVEKVVHETFALSATRTSEEKPDGGDSDFSIFF from the coding sequence ATGGTGAGCAcggcgcccatgccgccgccgccgcagctgagCCTGGCAGACCTCAGGGCCATGTCGGTGCTTGGCCACGGCGCGAGGGGCGTGGTCTTCCACGTCGTACCCGTTGTCGCGGCAGCTGCAGGCGGGGGCTGCTCCCCCGACCAGCCCATGGCCCTCAAGGCCATGTCCCGCGCTGCCGCGCGCCAAAAGAGCGCCGCGGGCGGGCCAGCACCTGGCGGCGACGGCCTCCGGAGGATCTGGTTCGAGCGCGACGTCCTGCTGGCGGTCCGCCACCCGCTCCTGCCCTCGCTCCGCGGCGTCGTGGCCACCGAAGCCGTCGTCGGCTTCGCCATCGACCGCTGCGCCGGCGGGGACCTtaactccctccgccgccgccaggccGGGCGGGCGTTCTCCGACGCCGCCATCCGTTTCTACGCGGCGGAGCTGGTGCTCGTGCTCGAGCACCTCCACGGCCTCGGTGTCGTGTACCGTGACCTCAAGCCGGATAACGTCCTCATCCAGGGCTCTGGCCATATCATGCTCGTCGACTTCGACCTCTCCACCAGCCTACCCCCGCcgttgccaccgccgccgcctgacACTAATTCTCCATCACCCGGGAGCTCGCTTTCTTCTAATTCTTCACGTCGCTGCAAGCGCAAAAACAACAAGACACTGGTCTTCGGacacttctcctctcgccgggcagcctcgccggagtcgtcgtcctcctcctccaccacctccaggGCGGCCTCTCCCGCCTCGTCGTCCTCCTGCTGCTCGTCGCCAGGCGCGGGGACGACGCCGGCCAAGTCGAACTCGTTCGTGGGGACGGAGTACTACGTGGCGCCCGAGGTTGTGGCCGGGAGCGGGCACGACTACGCGGTCGATTGGTGGGGCCTCGGGGTGGTGCTCTACGAGATGCTGTATGGGCGCACGCCGTTCCGTGGCCGGAGCCGGCGGGAGACGTTCCAACGCGTGCTCACCGCCCAGCCGGAGCTGCCGGGCGAGCCGACGCCACTGCGCGACCTCATCGCCCGGCTTTTGGAAAAGGACTCCGGCAAGCGGCTCGGCGCCAACGGCGTGAAGCGGCACGCCTTCTTCCGTGGCGTGTGCTGGGACCGCGTCCTCGACGTGGCACGGCCTCCGTTTATCCCGATGCCGTACGACGACAGTGCCGACTCGGGGGCAGAGGCGGAGACGCTCGACGTAGAGAAGGTTGTGCATGAGACGTTTGCCTTGAGTGCCACTCGCACGTCCGAAGAAAAGCCTGACGGCGGCGACAGCGATTTCTCCATATTCTTTTAG